The following proteins come from a genomic window of Thermodesulfobacteriota bacterium:
- a CDS encoding acylphosphatase has product MEDKKRAHVIISGRVQGVFFRMETLKAARHYGVSGWVRNKADGTVEALFEGDTNSVDLILAWCRKGSPPAKVEKTEVNWENYTGEFTEFKITY; this is encoded by the coding sequence ATGGAAGATAAAAAAAGAGCCCATGTCATTATCAGCGGAAGGGTACAGGGTGTCTTTTTCAGAATGGAGACACTTAAAGCTGCCCGGCATTATGGTGTATCAGGGTGGGTTAGGAATAAAGCCGATGGAACCGTAGAAGCCCTGTTTGAGGGAGATACCAACAGTGTGGATTTAATTCTGGCGTGGTGCCGGAAAGGTTCCCCCCCTGCGAAAGTGGAGAAGACGGAGGTCAATTGGGAAAATTATACCGGTGAGTTTACAGAATTTAAAATCACCTATTGA
- a CDS encoding HU family DNA-binding protein translates to MTKAELVEKMAKDAKISKVAASNALNSFMTNITKALKKKDGKVTLVGFGTFAKVRRKARKGRNPQTGEPIKIKACNVVKFRAGKKLKDAV, encoded by the coding sequence ATGACAAAAGCAGAACTGGTTGAAAAGATGGCAAAGGATGCAAAGATTTCCAAGGTTGCAGCTTCTAATGCATTGAACTCTTTTATGACCAACATCACCAAAGCGCTGAAGAAAAAAGACGGGAAGGTGACTTTGGTCGGGTTTGGTACCTTTGCAAAGGTCCGCCGTAAAGCACGCAAGGGACGTAATCCACAAACAGGCGAGCCGATTAAAATCAAGGCATGTAATGTGGTAAAATTCCGCGCAGGCAAGAAGCTTAAAGACGCGGTATAA
- the ftsY gene encoding signal recognition particle-docking protein FtsY: protein MAINWLKKKAPKDKEELSDRETIHFKRLRAGLSKTRQILTTDLEDLFAKKKKIDSDMLEELEELLITSDMGVQTSMELINRISEKSLNIDGTGELKNTLKAEILSFLDVQAPVHDKMVGHPHVIMVVGVNGTGKTTSIGKLAARFTSSGKKVLVAAADTFRAAAIEQLEIWADRAKAEIVRQREGTDPAAVAYDSVEAAIARDCDIVLVDTAGRLHTKKNLMEELKKIKRSISKKLPGAPHEILLVLDATTGQNALSQAKLFNEALDVTAIALTKIDGTARGGVVVSIFTALKIPLKYIGVGEQIDDLQDFDPVAFVKALF, encoded by the coding sequence ATGGCTATAAACTGGCTAAAAAAAAAGGCTCCGAAAGATAAGGAAGAGCTATCGGATCGGGAAACTATTCATTTCAAACGCCTGAGAGCGGGACTGTCCAAAACCCGCCAAATTCTAACCACCGATCTTGAAGACCTTTTTGCCAAAAAGAAAAAAATAGATAGCGACATGTTAGAGGAGCTTGAGGAACTTTTAATCACCTCGGATATGGGTGTGCAGACATCCATGGAACTCATCAATCGTATCTCTGAAAAATCTTTAAACATAGACGGTACAGGTGAGTTGAAAAATACGCTTAAAGCGGAGATCCTTTCATTTCTCGATGTGCAAGCTCCGGTTCATGATAAGATGGTCGGCCACCCCCATGTGATTATGGTGGTCGGTGTGAACGGAACCGGAAAAACCACCAGTATCGGCAAGCTTGCCGCAAGGTTCACCTCTAGCGGAAAAAAGGTGCTGGTTGCGGCTGCCGATACCTTCCGGGCAGCAGCGATTGAACAGCTTGAAATATGGGCCGACAGAGCAAAGGCCGAAATCGTTAGACAAAGAGAAGGGACCGATCCAGCCGCAGTTGCGTACGACAGCGTTGAGGCTGCCATAGCCAGAGATTGTGATATCGTGCTTGTTGATACTGCGGGAAGACTTCACACCAAAAAAAACCTGATGGAAGAATTAAAAAAAATAAAACGGTCTATTTCCAAAAAACTTCCGGGAGCTCCCCACGAAATTCTGCTCGTCCTTGATGCCACCACCGGTCAAAACGCATTATCTCAGGCCAAATTATTCAATGAAGCTCTTGATGTCACCGCTATTGCCCTTACGAAAATTGACGGAACGGCCAGGGGCGGGGTGGTGGTGAGTATCTTTACTGCCCTTAAAATTCCGCTGAAATATATCGGGGTTGGAGAACAAATTGATGATTTGCAGGACTTTGATCCTGTCGCATTTGTAAAAGCCCTGTTTTAA